The sequence below is a genomic window from Macrobrachium nipponense isolate FS-2020 chromosome 40, ASM1510439v2, whole genome shotgun sequence.
agtaacaataacaacagaAGTACCAATGCACTCTTTCATTTAATATTCTATtactaataaatttgtaaaaatgtTGATATCGATCACTATAAAATTGTTCAATTTAGACTAACGATTTATTtgccatatatacatatgtaacctataaaacagaaaattaagtACCCATTCATGAGAAAATAAACCAATTTTTCACCGTTTTTTGGGTAAATCAGCTGGCAAGACGCATATACTCGACAGACTCGTTATTAGCCCGTGGTGTCTGTAGAGCGAGGCGGTTCAAAACTTCAAAGCGCTCAGCAGCTTGCTTAGAAAAACTGAACATCGGGACGAATTCTACCTTGATTGCCCTTGCCCATCCTTGTactactgcctctctctctctctctctgatatatatatatatattatatatatatatatatatatatatatatatatatataattacagccATCAAGTCACAAacatgtttaatatccaattcgctatatCCGGAGGTAGAGTGAACTGGTTATTATAcagtatttgtggcttaatatttgatttgtcaatttaaaaaattaaacggGGTATGTGATATATTGtagtacatatagatatatgtgtacatatgtatatatatatatatatatatatatatatatatatatatatatatatatatatatatatatatatatatatatatacgtgtgtgtgtgtgtgccattaattttgaaatatccaCTATATTTTTAGTGACAAAACTTTTCTTCCCAAGTGAAAACTTTTTATTGTCTTGAAtacaacgtttatatatatatattatattcttcttgtatatatatatatatatataatatatatatatataacctgcatAGTTCTACTGCCCTTGGAACAATGTACTTATACCAGTAGTACTAATAATTTCCTGTTTaataatattacttaaatatatgGTTAAAGAAACGTCTTTACACCTCTCGGTTAAGTAAGAGAATCTTTTCAGTTCCTGTATTAAGTGTTACTTTGTACAAGGATAGCAAGGAATTTGCAAAGACAGTTAAAACAACTCGCGCACAATTCaacagtaggaggaggagaagcaatCAGCTGCCTTTTATGGAGTTTCGTCTCCCTGCCAAGCTTGTGACCTCGAGCGGCCATGGTAATTAATTGGTGGCATGTAGGCATAGAAGTATTGGTTATGTAAACATGTCTTTTTATATCTCTAAAAGTGATACACGAGGGCAATAGTTGTGTGTGCATTATGTTACACACACGCGtgtgcgcacgcacgcacgcatacacacacacacatcatatcacacacacatatatatatatatatatatatatatatatatattatatatatacatatgtgcgtgtgtaacaTAATACACACAAGCATTGCGCATTGCACTCGTATATCACTTTTAAGAGTTTTAAAAAGACATATTTACATTAACATACTTCCATGCCTACATGCCACCGAGAATTTAGTATGGCAAGCAAGAAACAGCATCACTGTGAAAGAGGTAAAACATTGGTTTGAACGACATTTATTTAGCATGTTCAGCGATTTGGTATTTCCAGGATCAATCATTGTTCAGCGAGTTTTGAAAATAAGTTTAGCAAAACCTTCTTTCCCGCCATACTCTGCATTTTCTGAACAAACTTTGGAACGATATTTAGTGAGAACTGGTAAATAAAGACTACCATAGGAAAGTAAGCTTGactgatacagaaaaaaaaaaattctaagcgGATGGACCcgacaataaaaacaaatgccgAATCAAGAAGCATAGGTCTAGCGTTGCATGACCATGATTCTTTTCCAAACAGTTACCATTCTTAAAGGCTGTTTTTCCTTGGCATGAAGATTCGGTAACTATTACCATACAGACACTTTCATACATTCGAAATCAAAGTATACTTAGAATAAGATCTAAATGACACGGAATCTTGCAAAATGAGCAGTGTGAGGCAAAGGTGTAGCCTAGCTACCAAACAATTTTCTTACTATTACCAATCTATAGGTCCTCGTTtgataaagcacacacacacatacgttaaAACCATGATTTGTTAAAAATGGCGATTATTTTAACTTACAACAAATAAAAGGAGTTGATTTCTACGGTTTGTTTACGTCGTCCTGAAATTCACTTAGTGTGGGCTTTCGAAAATTCGTTGACAAACCATCTTTGATTCAATCTTTTGTTGAACAACTCTAACTGTGCATTTACgtctacaaaaaaaaaggaaaaataaaaaaactgatggGGCAGGCCGTATCCTATAAGCGTAACTACTGCAAAGAATTCTTAATGACTGACAAATATCCAAAATAGCTGGTGTCCGACTCCTTATGCATCACACTAGCTTATTTTAAAAGATGAGACTAGTTGACTCAACCGGCAACCTGTAGTACTACACCTACTTATTACTACTGAGCATTTTTAATatggaaaaatccttttttttactatatattatgtgGTAAAATAGGTAATATCATTAATGATGTTCGGATTTCAAAACTGAAATCGCCACTGCACTCGACGTATGTCAATATAAGACATGTCAACAAAGGGATTGCATCTACTGCTAACAAGACCTAGCCTAACTATAGTACAGAATTGGCGGTAAATAACCTCTGGTACGCTTTGCTTACCTATGAAATGTCACTCCATTTCTCTTGAAGAATTCCTGTGTACATTTCTACAATCATAAGCTACATAACGTACCATCATGAAGATAACGAACGAGAAAATCACAGGCCACAATAACTTGATTACCGCGTTACCACCGTTCCGAGATTTGAAAGATCGAGTGTCACTGACTACGACTCCAAACAGCGCCGCTCTGGCGGCCGCTTGGTGAAGTATGTAGCTCTAACATACAGATAACTATGCTTTCAACGTTTAAATGAGCGTAATCATACCAAcaataggaaagaagcaaagcGCATAAATACGGGATGTCTAATTACCATAATTATGTATTATAAGGAAAAACTGTCAAAATCTGTTTAGTtggcatttttccttttttcgatGGTAACTCGCGGATTATGGATACACTTTCCTTCGACCTTGACCTGTTACAATCCGCtgtgttattttcctctctctctctctctctctctctctctctctctctctctctctctctctgagttttgaGATAACAATCCTGTTGGGAACGAATattaatatcagatatatatatatatatatatatatatatatatatatatatatatatatatatatatatatgatggaatgTGAgcagaattaaattaaatttaaatgaacattaatttcagttaatctctctgtctgtctgcgtctgtctctctctctctctctctgccttttttaTGTAGTAAGAATACGCAATTTAAATTAGATATGTTGGACTCTCTTTTCTATAGTATTTACGTCATTTCCATTATTTGTAAGGCTCGttggtattctttttttataattagatataatatatatattatatatttaatatatcttatatataaaatataatgtcttaaaaaatctatatatatattccttaaaatCATAGTAATGCACGTGACTTTCATAATAaagctacataatatatatctatatatatttatataagttatatattatatatatatctatacacagtaCGAGTAGCCAAGGTTCATCCCAACTACTTGACTATAAAGGGCAGTGGTCCTTCAGTGAAAAGGGACCCAGAGCCAGAGCTACTGACCCAAAACGAGAATAGTTTTCCTCCACACCTTCCCCTTCGGATCAACGAAGATTGCGCAGACGTGGGGAATCACATTCAGTTGATTAATATTTCCACTACGCtgcttttaataatgatcaattACAATAACGCAATTCATTATTATTAGGTGTTTCTCAAATAAAGCCttgtataaaataatcatatggaAGTCTGCTAATTGCCGATACGCATAATGTTGTGGAGAGTGCTTCTTCACCCGACAGAACATTCCTGAGTTTACTACGCTAgcattgcaccagccccggttttgtTTTTCCGCCTTGCCCTAAGGTTAAAATAAGTAGATTCGAATTTTCAGTTTATGTTATGGGTGTGGGAAACAATGATactatttaaaagaaattctatggttagtttttaagaaatgACGTCCCGGTTTTTTCAGGGAGAGGTCCTACTGTTACAGAAAATGcctaccgacaccctcttttcaTCAAGTAATTCTCGACGGGATACAGACTAATATTTCAAAtagtttcttctttctcttatgTTACTACGGTGGTGTCTTTAAACGTTAACGAAATTTGTATCACTCGAAGCTGAGATGTGCATAATAACTAGAAAGCGCCACGTCAACTCCTGCTGCGTCTAACTTTTCCGCCTCTGTTATTCCCTCCAAGACGCATTGCATTCAGCAGACACATGAACGCCCATGAGAAGCGCTCTTTTGCTTCAGTTTAACTCTGGGATGTGCAGCAGATATTGCAGTCTGTGAGTTTATTTCGAAGTTCACACCTGTTTTATTGTGATGCAAAGTGTTTGTGTAATCGGTAGAAGGCAAATATGAAAACTGTTTTTGTGTCACATCACGTTTTAGAGCCCAAGACAGGCTACATTTCCAGACATTTACTTTATAAGAGCTGTTATAGAGTGCTAAGAGTTATTTCGAACTACAAGACTTTATCAGCAATTTCAGCAGGGTAACAGGAGGCCTTTCGCAAATCTCCCGCTTTCTCCGTCTTTACGATCTGGTGAAAATCAAGTTCGTGAAATAAATCGAGACTATGTTTGTGAGAAGTCAGTGTGTTAAATTGTTACCACCCTCACCTCATCAGCCAGAGTCCCGGAGACCGGTTTCGGTAGAGACcagtttttttaatagaaaaaaaaaaaaaaaaaaataagccgcTGAACCAATCAGTGAAGTATGCAGCTGGTAAttataccctgtttttttttttccatctgtccaaccgcctgtggtgtttgcgtatggtaacactgcgtcccgggctttaaatagttacattcagcttacattcaacaataataatatcctatttcgaatattaacgttgtaattcgcatacagtaaattattaaaacacttttcattgtacatgtacacccagatatccttttatttacctaaaactacacataacgtaactatctaaagcccgggacgcagtgttaccatacgcacaaACACCACACGCttgtggacagatggaaaaaaaaccgagtatagtaagtTGTGGTAGATCGTAGGTTGTAAGGAAAAGGGCATAGGACTAGCAATCTCAGCATGTGCTCTATGCGCGTATActcacgtacatacacacacacacacacacacacacacacacacacaccacacacacacacacacatatatatatatatatatatatatatatatatatatatatatatatatatatatattgcgtatgtgtgtgtgtgtgtgtgtgttaggcttTGATCACTGATAACAAAAGGTGAAACTGATACCACATTTTATCTGTAGGTTTCATTTCGAGCCATGGAGAACGCAAACGGCAGTGCAAATGTTCGACCTTGGTGCTGTAGCCAGTTCTTCAGAGAAATGTTTAGAGAGTGAGTGTTTAATTTCCTCTGCATTttctaagcaataaataaatattcatggaGTTTGTTACGATGGTACACGTAATATATACGACTGAAAgttattttaatgaaatgttaTTTAATACAGCTTCAGACTCgaggaaattatatatttaaatttgcaCATACAATCAGGACAAATTGCCAATTGACgtaaaaggagaaaagaataCTTACTTTTTTGCTCTTGCTTTAATCAGAAGTTTTGatctttattttatcttctgcTACAAAATGGAATAAcgtgtgaatttcttaacaattataataaacatCAGTGAAAATTATGTGTAGTAGCAACACATTGAACAGTATATGTTAACATGAGATACGCCTTATAACtgtttgatatatcatgtaaTCTGTTCATATGTACTATAAACTGCACTATAAGATGATAAAATTATATCTTAGATGTCACTTCGAGATTGCCTTTTCCTTTCATGGCTAAAATTGCCAGATTTGTTGATAAGTTCATCTTTGGAGAGATGGGTCCTTCTAACTTTCACTCATAAAACATTGGCTAGATAATAGTCCGTCTCCTCTGCAGACTGTTTATCACAACACATGATTACTGAATGATCTCTTCTCATGCCCCTTTTCAGATTTACCTGGTACTTTACAAATCGCTCTGGTAAGGTCGTGTTGTTGGGTCTAGTGGTTCTGGTCCTCATCGCTGCTAAGTTTGGTGGGCCATCTTTCAAACCGGGGAATCTTTTCCAACCTCTGGGGAGAATTAGGCAGGAACATGGTAAGTTAtttcaccaccaccacccacaccccacataaatatatatattaaataatatatatatatataatatatattaatctatatatatatatctatatatagtataatatatatacatatctatatacataataataatattatatatattattaatatatgcatatatattatatatatatatatctataatatactatatataatatatctagatagatatatatgtaccccatatatatacatatatatatatatatatatacatctatatatagatatatattattatgtatatatatattatatatattatatatatacctataatatagtatatatatatctgctatatacatatatctatacatatatatatatacatatattgattagatatatatatatcatcaatatataatatataatgtatatataatatatatatacgtaatatacatatattatactatatatatattttaatatatatatatatatcatatatattatatatgaatatactatatatatatatatatatatatatatatatatctctatatatatatatgtatatatctatatattgcatcatctatatatctatatatatatatatgtatatcatatatatatatgttcgataCGATATTTCACAAATCACTACTTATTTTGTGGCTGAACTACAAACTGTAATCGTtactttagtttaaatgaacaTGCTTTTgagttcaagtttttttttaaattcttacttttatatgatttttaaagtgttattttacttattacaAACCCCGAGGTTCTCTTCTGTTAAATGTAAACCTTTCTTTATTAAATTATCAAATTATTTTCGATGTCTTGTCAGCTTGTTACTTACTTTAATATCGTTGCTGTCAGTTGAAACACTGTCTTAACTTTGTGGGATCATCAGGTACTTTGCATTGCTTTTTTATTGCTTTAGCTATTGACATTTTCTTCGTTATAGTGAAATGCTGCCCTTCCTATTTTCTCTATgccatttctttcttcttttgttttcaggGTCCGTCCATAATTTTTATTGGCCTACGCATACATATGATGCTTCAGCCATTTTTGTTTTCTGTCTTGTCATGTTAGTTAAAACTCTCAAGTAGAATTTCGCCTCCCATGATTTAACTCATTTCCGCATTTTGAAAAAAGCTATGACGTGTTTGCTGACCGCCTCTCCGAGATAAGCTGGGAAGTCGGTAATTACTTACATTGAGTGTGCATCCACTCAGATCCTGGATGTTACCCTCTTGGGGTAACATGAAGATCAAGGCTTTTGATTCTGTGGTCGATaagaaatgtctgaaaataaaaataacgagtTTCCTTATATAAATAGATGACTGCAGCAGTAAAATATGTGTTACTGTACGCAGGCTGTTTATACTGGATTCATTCAACCATTTTCCGATTGAATGTACCTTCAAAAAGTTCCTAATTATCTTTCAgctggtataaaaaaaaacatttataatgcCCTGAGCGGcataaaacaacataaaaattatataaatgttcaCCAGGATTTCCCAGGAGTGATAGATTCTGTTGCACCAACTTGAGCTGTAGACTTTACAGACAAAATATTCACACATTGTGATTGTCGtgcaatatttgttttttctacaTTTACCTCTTTATTTTCAGAAGTCTTTGCCTTTGTAGAAAAAGGGGAAATGATTGGGCAAACAGAAATACACCcgagaacagaaaaaaatatcaataacatcacacaagaaacgCCAAAATCTGCAGAAATGGGTCTTACAGTTATGAGCACTGATGTCAGGAGGAGACTGGCATCTACACTGGCAGGGGTGTACAGAGAAGTCGTTCGTCTAACAGGTATAATCTTTTCCACGatatttcttctttattcattaccATGAATTCAACTTAGAATATTAACATTAACTGTTTAAAGATAAGTTAAATACAATGACCGACGATTTTTTATAATTTGCTTTGGTTCACTGTACCAAAGGTTAAATGCACAAGCTCTCTTGCAGACTATATGCTGTGTAATGTAATTTACTTTAGTTGTTACTTTTAAGCTATTTACTGCTGTTTCCACCATTTTGCCCAGAGGATAATCAAAGGTATGTGTTATTATAGCAGGGACAAGGTGACATGAACACAACAAACAGACTTACATAAATGCAACTAGGATAACAGGGCTATTTTCTGGTCCTGTCATGAACAGTATAATCATCCAACTTCTGTCTATGCTTGTGATAAAGAAACCTTTGATGACAATGCAAAATGAACATAAGGTACAGACGATTAACAATAACTTTTGCAGGTAATGATGGGCAAACTACTCAGAACGCCGCTAACAGGAACTTTACCCAAACAGGTCGTCGTCAATCAGTTATAGATAGCAAGCTGGCTATCAAGCTAGCAGCAGTAGCTGAAGAGTTGGACCCAAGGATAAGTTTATCAGTGCAGACTCCCAGGGAATATTCTGCCACATTTGCCAATGTCACTTCAATCAAATCTTTGCCGAACAACTCTCGGCATGTATGTCCTGAAGTATATAAACCTACTTTTGATGCATTAGGTCAGGTTGGCATGGAATCTGAAGACTGTAACTATGTTCCCAACTTCAACAAAGTTCTTACAGTCATTCTTCCAGCTACATCCTGGACACCTGAAAGGGTTAACTTTGTTGTCAAGCAAATAAGAAAACGTTATAATATCACAATTGTTCCCATCGTGATGTCAAAAAATGCCATCGACACAAATGTACCCAATTTGAGGATTATAATGATGGAGAATGTTGTTAATGAGTCTACCGTAATGAATCAATTATTTAAAACTATTGAAACGCCATTTGTACTAATGGGAACATCACTGGCTCATTTTAACAACCAGTCATCTCTTGAACGGCTGGTGCGTGTCTTGGATGAGGTAGAGCATGTCAAGGTGGTTGGCGGAGCAGCTAGAGATCCTGAAGGACTCTGGAACCATGGATGCCTTCAGCAGCGCATGGCTGTCTATGAGGCTCATTATGCCCTTGGTTATTACTATTCTAAGTACGAATGTATGTACTGCGATGATCTGTTAACACCTTTTGTTACTTCAGTTGCACTACTGAAACAAATACCGTTTCAAGAAGGCCTCAATGGCCATCCCATGTATCGGGATTGGTTTGCAAAGTTACGTGTAAATGGTATTCTGTCAATGGCATGTCCTGATGTTATGTTCTATGTTCAAACTCATCCAAAAATGGATGAGCAACAATGGATAATAGTGGCTAAGCAATGGTCTTTTGAGAAGATAACTTCCTATGACGACAAAGTCTATGTTTTTGATTGCAGTTCTGTTGGCATTTATTGCTCAGGTCCTCTAGGTACTATTGCATCTTTCCAACTGGCTCCTTGCTGCAGAGCTCTAATGACGAAATATCTAGCCTACTTGACAGACTATGGAAATCAAAATAACTTGCATTACGAACTACATGGTGGATCTGTTCTCGGAGCTCTGAAGATGAATGGTTACTTACCCTGGGACTATGACCATGACATTAGTTTTTTGTGCAAAGATTTTAATAAGTGGAATAACGCAAATCCCATGCTGTCAACTAAAAATTGTCATATATATGTTACTCTGCATAATTTATACTTGACAGTAGACTGTCCGGGATTCATTTTAGAACTGTACTGCCATCAACACAATGCCTCTTCTTACCAATTTCTTCCACCTGAATATACAGACAAACCAACTCTAATAAAGTATGCAGGCAAGGATATTGCAGTGAGGCCAAATCCGGGTCTCTATGCCAGGAATAGATATGGCTTTGAGTGGTTGAAACATGAGAGTCATTGGAGAACACTGAAAAATGGATTGGCAAACCTTAATAACGGTCATCATGAAATAGAATTCTGGAGATCTTGTAAAGAACCTAAGCATCATTCATGTCTAGATCATTATCCTATTGATGGGAATCTTCCTTTTCAAAAGCCTTTCCTTCACCTGTAAGCGTTGAAGTCATTTCATATTAATGCACTAGCGTCCACTGTAAAATATGCACGTTGATCAATCCTAgtctttttaaaaagaattataagtCAGAAATAAGACAATTTTGCATTACTTTCTGAAGTAGCAACTCAACATTCCCTATGTCAAAGATCTgcaacaaaaacactttcaagaaGGTCCCTCCATTGTTTTACTGAAAAggcaatgaaaatatttgttgatgGAGTTAATATGATAACATGGACCCACTGGACCAGGTgtatcaaatataccaaatgaaTGCAATGGATCACATGGACCCAGTGGACCAAATGTACCGAGCAGACCAGATGtatcaaatggaaaaaaaaatggaggaaatgtaCCAAATAACATTATTTGATAAACTGTAAGTATGTTCAGAACAATATCAATAGAGGTAtaatgttttgaagaaaaaatattactggCGGTATAACTTCTATCTTTACAATAGAAATATCCATATTTGATCAATAGTCGTTACTGTGTTAATggattttaatttctctttttctcGGGCGAGTAAAGGTAAAAAGTAAGATCTTTTGTGCTTGAATTCGTCTGATTTTGCCTTTTCAGGTAAAAGAATATCTTTTCTTGTACCAAATAAAAGCAGTAAGGTCAAGTATCATATAAAAGAAATAGACACTGGAGCCAGTAAAAGTATGGTTCAGACTGAATCAaataacagactctctctctctctctctctctccaaacttaaAAAACTCACTGACAATTTTTGTAAATGCGAGACCAGATCTTGCATTCTGCTACTTGAATTAAAAATTTGATGAGCACGTGTAAATTACAGACTTTTCAACTACATGAAGATAAACTTATAAATAGTTAGaattcctgttttctttcttCCGAGACTCCAATACATAGCAATACGTCCAGAATTGCGTGATTATGAGCCTAAATGATTCGGGTTTAAATATTTTGCAACACTCAGCCAGTTATTCTCACTGCCCTCAAAATAGGGTCTACAAAGTTTGTTACGAACTCTAAACTGGATCATGAAGCTGTAATGTCTTGGGCTGTAAGTCTGTTTTGGTAAATTTCAGTGCCTTGCAAAGCTAAATCTGTCAGAATTTTAATGTCTTTGAATTATAGCTAGCCATGATAAAAAAGTATTACCttttaaaatcagttttaaaTCAAATGACAGAGACCATTAGCCCTTTTATTTCATCAAACAAGAAACAGCGAAGATTTAATACGTCTAAGCATTTTTGTTATTTGTGGAAgcattaaaaaaaggaatttttggaAGACAACTTTAAAAGTCCCAAGCAATGAGATTCTGCATCTTAAATACCATGTAGACAGTATGAGTTCTGTTACAGAAAGTGATCGGCATATACTCCAGTATAACAACGAACAGGTTTCCAAACTCTTATGGTAGACATATTTACTGTGATCTTCTGAATTCTCcctctatttttatttcatttggaacGCTACACTAAAACGTCATGTCGAGAGGCCATAATCTGTTTCCAATCAAACTATTATAAGAGTTaggttttttaattgttttactgTTACCTGTACTTGAGATGATATAAGAAATGCGCGAAGGAAGCATTAAGCGAATCAGCTCTGTGTTTCTTGTTAGCAATAGCTAGCCCTTCGTTTGGTTTGGTATTGTAACATAGGAAACATAACAATCCTGTGACAGAAATCGCTGAACttgtttttatccattttatGGGACTTCGAAAAAGTGGGAAATTCATTGTTTAAAAATAGGACAGCACCAATTACTTTTTCCTCATTGCCACGTTTGCTGTACAGTTTCGTTTTCTCTTGCAtagatctttaaaaaatatataatatattgtcaaGGGAATCACGAGAAATTTTTATGTATCTATCAGCAACGGTTCATTAGAAACACAGTGTCAACTTTTTCATATCTCAGAATTCATCTGTAAGTTTAAAtggttttgataaaataaaatagagcCAGTATAGTAAATACTGAGGCTATCTATCGCTATTCTATGTCTGCGCTTTCTGTAGAAAAATGACCACCACTCCGTTGACCGTTGGCAACCGCCTCGTCGTAACTGGGCAGTCTGAACAGCACCAGGTGAGGATTTCCTGACGCCAGAATATCACACCCGTCGTCTCTCGACACGACATCGGAACCAAGGTCACCAGCGCGTGAAGGAGGACGCGTCGACAGCTCCGACGAAGGGTTGCATCCTCCTTCTCCCGAAGAAAACCCCACAGATTTTGAGATTCCCGTCACTTCGTAGTAATCTGGAGGCGGGTCGTCGGGTGGAGGAGACGCCCTGTTCATGGAACTTTGCGGTGGGAAGCTTCCAGTCGTTcccctgtggtccctcacaaggGCATTTGCAGCGAGTTCCAAGAACATCTGGTTGTTCCCATCGAAAGGGTCTCTGTCTCCTGCAGGCTGGCGACTTCTGAGTCTTGGCCCTGGGACGTTGACGCCTTCCCTCCCAGTCATTTGGCAGGATTTATAGATGCCGTAGAGGAATCCCAGGGATACGAGAACTGGAACACAACGAAGGGACTTTACATTTACCCTGAATGACATCACTTGAAAAGATTTATAGATATAGCTGCATAAAGCTTACCAGAAGAACGAATCCCTCCATTCATTAGTACAATATTGCAAAACGACTAAGAGAAGATGACACTAGGCTCGTTCAACGTTTTGTCACTGATTCTACATTTGATACGTTACTGATTTCTGTCACAAAAATTTCTGTTTCTGTAATCATCATACTAAGAACCTACATAGCACAATAAGAAAAGGAACGTATGActcaatatgaaaaacaaaaggcGGTAACCATCTTCCTGAACTCACTCACCGAAGAAAGCAGCTGGAATTGGCCACCCTACAATGATCAGAAGCGCGATGATGAAGACCGCGAGGAACAATCCCAGCAGAGGCCTACCAAACCCGAAATACTGAAATTGACAGatagaagaataaataaagataattaagCATGCAGCAACCGCCTGTTCTCTAACTGTATCGCctacttttttttctccctttggttattttttttccgCACGATTCACACGTCTTCTTGATTTATGGCACAGGAGTcctttacaaaatctaaaagaagTTTGCTTTGAATTTACCTCTGGGATCACATCATGTCatggaatatatactatatatagatatatagatatatatatatataatatatatatatatatatatatatatatatatatatatatatatatata
It includes:
- the LOC135212103 gene encoding uncharacterized protein LOC135212103 → MVEMDLRTNTPNSALSESQERDFTNMAGHRTENRISFWGYFGFGRPLLGLFLAVFIIALLIIVGWPIPAAFFVLVSLGFLYGIYKSCQMTGREGVNVPGPRLRSRQPAGDRDPFDGNNQMFLELAANALVRDHRGTTGSFPPQSSMNRASPPPDDPPPDYYEVTGISKSVGFSSGEGGCNPSSELSTRPPSRAGDLGSDVVSRDDGCDILASGNPHLVLFRLPSYDEAVANGQRSGGHFSTESADIE